A portion of the Microlunatus phosphovorus NM-1 genome contains these proteins:
- a CDS encoding DUF3097 domain-containing protein: MNRYDGDVLAAGWQQKSKKVVPEIALERGMVLEDATTGFCGAVTRWENGLVVLEGRGDKRRSFPIGYGFLLEGKPVAVKAPPRAAGRAGAVTGRTASGSVAGPAEKAKVALPSRIYVEGRHDAELVEKIWGDDLRHVGVVVEFMDGIDDLHDIVSDFRPEKGRRLGVLADHLVPGSKESRIAAGVAKGPYGSFVLVAGHPFIDIWQAVKPAKVGLQSWPHVPRGTDIKHGTCAALGWPHRDQADIARAWQRILATVTSWNDLERGLLTPVEQLIDFVTQDHIH; the protein is encoded by the coding sequence GTGAACCGCTATGACGGCGATGTGCTGGCAGCCGGCTGGCAACAGAAGTCGAAGAAGGTCGTGCCCGAGATCGCGCTGGAACGGGGCATGGTGCTGGAGGACGCGACGACCGGCTTCTGTGGCGCCGTGACCCGTTGGGAGAACGGTCTGGTCGTGCTGGAGGGGCGTGGCGACAAGCGGCGCAGCTTCCCGATCGGCTACGGATTCCTGCTGGAAGGCAAGCCGGTGGCGGTGAAGGCACCGCCCCGGGCTGCTGGTCGTGCTGGTGCGGTCACAGGGCGCACTGCATCCGGTTCGGTCGCCGGGCCGGCCGAGAAGGCGAAGGTCGCCCTGCCCAGCCGGATCTATGTCGAGGGCCGGCACGATGCGGAGCTGGTCGAGAAGATCTGGGGCGACGACCTGCGCCACGTCGGTGTGGTGGTCGAGTTCATGGACGGCATCGACGACCTGCACGACATCGTCTCCGACTTCCGTCCGGAGAAGGGACGGCGGCTGGGCGTGCTCGCCGACCACCTGGTGCCGGGCAGCAAGGAGTCCCGAATCGCCGCCGGTGTCGCGAAAGGGCCGTACGGTTCGTTCGTGCTGGTGGCCGGGCATCCGTTCATCGACATCTGGCAAGCGGTGAAACCGGCCAAAGTCGGGTTGCAGTCCTGGCCGCACGTGCCCCGCGGCACCGACATCAAACACGGCACCTGTGCCGCGCTCGGCTGGCCGCACCGCGACCAGGCCGATATCGCCCGTGCCTGGCAACGGATCCTCGCCACCGTGACCAGTTGGAACGATCTGGAACGCGGGCTGCTGACCCCGGTCGAGCAGCTGATCGACTTCGTCACCCAGGATCACATCCACTGA
- a CDS encoding M23 family metallopeptidase, translating into MTVKVDHEARRSQLALVPYALGQAARVRAGVGAIAGNHVVLRVGPDGPYVLLAHLRAGTVRVGLGDVVTVGQQIGECGNSGNSTEPHVHVQATDSVRWDAAVGLPIVFRRSSGGEAWVPAESEIVDV; encoded by the coding sequence ATGACGGTGAAGGTCGATCATGAGGCGCGACGCTCGCAGCTCGCCCTGGTGCCGTACGCGCTCGGTCAGGCAGCACGGGTCCGGGCGGGTGTCGGGGCCATCGCCGGCAACCACGTAGTGCTGCGGGTCGGGCCCGATGGTCCGTACGTGTTGCTTGCTCACCTGCGCGCCGGCACGGTCCGCGTCGGGCTCGGGGATGTGGTGACCGTCGGTCAGCAGATCGGGGAGTGTGGCAACTCCGGCAACAGCACCGAGCCGCATGTGCATGTGCAGGCCACCGACTCGGTCCGGTGGGATGCCGCCGTCGGCCTGCCGATCGTCTTCCGTCGGTCGTCAGGCGGCGAGGCTTGGGTTCCCGCGGAGTCGGAGATCGTCGACGTCTGA
- a CDS encoding VOC family protein, protein MPTPRVCYLQIPAEDSRVSADFYATVFDWRIRERGDGAVAFDDGGEVSGAFVTGRSPQDEDGIRIYIMVDDAVATVTRIVDAGGVIVAPLGHSTETIALFGDPFGNVLGIYQEPA, encoded by the coding sequence ATGCCGACCCCACGCGTCTGCTACCTGCAGATACCTGCCGAAGACTCGAGGGTCTCGGCCGACTTCTATGCCACCGTGTTCGACTGGCGCATTCGTGAGCGAGGAGATGGCGCGGTCGCCTTCGATGACGGCGGCGAGGTGAGCGGCGCCTTCGTCACCGGCCGCTCGCCGCAGGATGAGGACGGAATCAGGATCTACATCATGGTCGACGATGCGGTTGCGACCGTGACCCGGATCGTCGATGCCGGTGGCGTGATCGTGGCGCCGCTGGGGCACAGCACTGAGACCATCGCGCTGTTCGGTGATCCGTTCGGCAACGTGCTCGGCATCTATCAGGAACCGGCATGA
- a CDS encoding response regulator, which translates to MITVVLVDDQGLVRSGLRALLANSDDIQVVGEAVDGRDALAVVARTKPDVVLMDIRMPRLDGIAATRRIARTPELARVAIVMLTTFDGDDEIFAAIRAGAAGYLLKDAEPGELRDGIRAVAAGDVLLSASVTRKVMIGIVAGTCGPVDDHRIAELTSREREVLAGVGRGLSNAEIAAEIHISPATARTYVSRMLSKLGARDRAQLVVIAYQTGLVAVGG; encoded by the coding sequence ATGATCACCGTCGTGCTGGTCGACGATCAGGGACTGGTCCGCAGCGGGCTGCGCGCGCTGCTGGCCAATAGTGACGATATCCAGGTGGTCGGCGAGGCGGTGGACGGTCGGGACGCCTTGGCGGTCGTTGCCCGCACGAAGCCGGACGTCGTGCTGATGGACATCCGGATGCCACGACTGGACGGGATCGCTGCGACCCGCCGGATCGCCCGGACCCCGGAGCTGGCCCGGGTGGCGATCGTCATGCTCACCACCTTCGACGGCGATGACGAGATCTTTGCCGCCATCCGGGCCGGCGCGGCCGGCTATCTGCTGAAGGACGCAGAGCCCGGTGAGCTGCGCGACGGGATCCGCGCCGTCGCCGCCGGCGATGTGTTGCTGTCGGCGTCGGTGACCCGGAAGGTGATGATCGGCATCGTCGCCGGGACCTGTGGCCCGGTCGACGACCACCGGATCGCCGAGTTGACCAGTCGGGAACGCGAGGTGCTCGCCGGCGTCGGCCGTGGTCTGTCGAACGCGGAGATCGCCGCCGAGATCCACATCAGCCCGGCCACCGCGCGCACCTACGTCAGTCGCATGCTGTCCAAGCTCGGTGCCCGTGACCGGGCCCAGTTGGTGGTGATCGCGTACCAGACCGGGCTGGTCGCGGTCGGCGGCTGA
- a CDS encoding sensor histidine kinase → MAAAAEPTRRRWIRLSPMLVDTLLGYLVAMAVSAAVLTSPLAVGSASWPAYVFALGFGVVLLWRRRHPVPVLLVTFLGICVYYTLDYPPIGLALPMAAALFSVAEAGRVRIGVVVSLVLVGLAVYFQVAEGRAAGELLGYEVPPVVALMGASLALGDGTRSRRLLQASQRERERQTRLEQQHRAEQLRAEERLVLARDLHDTLGHALAVVSLQSAVATESLPERIPAAQQAVGEIRSVSRQAMAELRDTVTRLRSLDSTDRTAVGLDGLPTLVELARGSGLQATLRGDEIEVSDEVGLTVYRIVQEALTNVIRHADATAVGIELRSRGDRLIVTIADDGRGVTSAAELVAGNGIRGMRERAESCDGQLSVAGSGPEGGVTVCAVLPSRQADQGRP, encoded by the coding sequence ATGGCCGCTGCTGCAGAGCCGACCCGGCGTCGGTGGATCCGGCTGTCGCCGATGCTCGTCGACACGCTGCTCGGCTATCTGGTGGCGATGGCAGTGTCTGCGGCCGTTCTCACCAGCCCATTGGCGGTCGGGAGCGCGAGCTGGCCGGCGTACGTGTTTGCGCTGGGCTTCGGTGTCGTGCTGCTGTGGCGTCGGCGCCATCCCGTACCGGTGCTGTTGGTCACCTTCCTGGGCATCTGCGTCTACTACACGCTGGACTATCCGCCGATCGGGTTGGCGCTGCCAATGGCGGCGGCGTTGTTCTCGGTCGCCGAGGCCGGACGGGTCCGGATCGGCGTCGTCGTCTCGCTGGTCCTGGTCGGGCTGGCGGTCTACTTCCAGGTCGCCGAGGGGCGTGCCGCCGGGGAACTGCTCGGTTATGAGGTGCCACCGGTGGTCGCGCTGATGGGAGCGTCGTTGGCGCTCGGCGACGGAACCCGATCCCGCCGGTTGCTGCAGGCCTCGCAACGAGAACGCGAGCGACAGACTCGGCTGGAGCAGCAGCACCGGGCCGAACAGCTTCGAGCGGAGGAGCGGTTGGTGCTCGCGCGGGACCTGCACGACACCCTCGGACATGCGTTGGCCGTGGTGTCCCTGCAATCGGCGGTCGCAACCGAGTCGTTGCCCGAGCGGATCCCCGCCGCGCAACAGGCGGTGGGCGAGATCCGCTCGGTCAGCCGGCAGGCGATGGCCGAGCTGCGGGACACGGTCACCCGGCTCCGGTCACTCGACTCGACCGACCGAACGGCGGTCGGTCTGGACGGGCTCCCGACGCTGGTCGAGCTGGCCCGCGGCAGCGGCCTCCAGGCGACGCTGCGTGGGGATGAGATCGAGGTGTCGGATGAGGTGGGTCTGACCGTCTATCGGATCGTGCAAGAGGCGCTCACGAACGTGATCCGGCATGCCGATGCGACCGCGGTCGGCATCGAGCTCCGATCGCGGGGCGATCGACTGATCGTGACGATCGCCGACGACGGCCGCGGGGTCACCTCGGCCGCTGAGCTGGTTGCCGGCAACGGAATTCGGGGGATGCGTGAGCGAGCTGAGAGCTGCGATGGTCAACTCAGCGTCGCCGGCTCCGGGCCGGAAGGCGGTGTCACCGTGTGTGCCGTGCTGCCGAGCCGGCAGGCTGATCAAGGGCGGCCGTGA
- a CDS encoding multicopper oxidase family protein yields the protein MSARLSRRTLLAGLAALPATALLGCSQDRTTAAPISTVDTLDFANQLRIPPLATSVVRDGIRLFELNVTGSSAEFLPGLSTPTLAYDDGRSAARYLGPTLRARRGERVRVRINNRLPETTTVHWHGMHLPATQDGGPHQAIPAGGEWAPEWLIDQPAATLWYHPHPHGQTERQVNQGLAGLFYVTDEASPELPSRYGIDDIPVILQDRRFEVTGRFDLGGRSVTGYVGDTILVNGTHNPHLPVSTERVRLRILNGSSARIYHLALSDDHEFTVVATDGGFLPRPARMRRLLLSPGERAEIVVELRPGERRVLRSLPWDLGMIAPLTDGSGGNDRLDLLQLRADPQLTTNPTVPHRLTTVSALSIAEVAERREIVLEGRTINGRPMELGRIDAVIAAGSTELWTVRNAHNQPHNFHVHGVSFQIVPGEASGPDPALGGKDTVLLGAEQTVTLAIRFPSFSDPLTPYMYHCHLLWHEDEGMMAQFTVVDADQVASAPRSLPRAHDHN from the coding sequence GTGTCTGCTCGCCTGTCCCGTCGTACCCTGCTCGCCGGTCTCGCAGCCCTTCCGGCGACCGCGTTGCTCGGTTGCTCCCAGGACCGGACGACCGCGGCACCAATCAGCACCGTCGACACTCTCGACTTCGCCAATCAGTTGCGCATCCCGCCGCTCGCCACGTCGGTGGTCCGCGACGGGATTCGGCTGTTCGAGCTGAACGTCACGGGCTCCTCGGCCGAGTTCCTCCCAGGTCTTTCGACACCGACACTGGCGTACGACGACGGTCGATCCGCGGCGCGCTATCTCGGACCGACGCTGCGGGCTCGGCGCGGGGAGCGGGTCCGGGTTCGCATCAACAACCGACTGCCGGAGACGACCACCGTCCATTGGCACGGCATGCATCTGCCGGCGACGCAGGATGGCGGCCCGCACCAGGCGATTCCTGCAGGTGGCGAATGGGCGCCGGAGTGGCTGATCGACCAGCCGGCTGCGACCTTGTGGTACCACCCTCATCCGCACGGTCAGACGGAGCGGCAGGTCAACCAGGGCCTGGCCGGGCTGTTCTACGTCACGGATGAGGCGAGCCCCGAGCTGCCGTCACGCTACGGGATCGATGACATCCCGGTGATCTTGCAGGATCGACGCTTCGAGGTGACCGGCCGGTTCGATCTCGGCGGCCGGTCGGTGACCGGCTACGTCGGCGACACCATCCTGGTCAACGGCACCCACAATCCGCACCTCCCGGTGTCCACCGAGCGGGTCCGGCTCCGCATCCTGAACGGGTCGAGCGCCAGGATCTATCACCTGGCACTGTCCGATGATCACGAGTTCACCGTGGTGGCCACCGATGGCGGGTTCCTTCCGCGGCCCGCCCGAATGCGGAGGCTGCTGCTCTCCCCCGGAGAACGAGCCGAGATCGTCGTCGAGCTGCGACCCGGCGAGCGACGAGTCCTGCGATCACTGCCGTGGGATCTCGGGATGATCGCTCCGCTCACCGACGGCTCCGGCGGCAATGATCGGCTCGACCTGTTGCAGTTGCGGGCCGATCCACAGCTCACGACCAACCCGACGGTGCCTCACAGACTGACGACGGTGTCCGCGCTGAGCATCGCGGAGGTCGCCGAGCGTCGCGAGATCGTTCTCGAGGGCCGCACCATCAACGGCCGGCCGATGGAGTTGGGCCGGATCGATGCGGTGATCGCCGCCGGCAGCACGGAGTTGTGGACCGTACGGAACGCCCACAACCAGCCGCACAACTTCCACGTCCACGGGGTGTCGTTCCAGATCGTGCCCGGCGAGGCGAGCGGGCCCGATCCGGCGCTCGGCGGGAAGGACACCGTGCTCCTCGGTGCCGAGCAGACGGTCACCTTGGCGATCCGGTTCCCGTCGTTCAGCGACCCGCTGACTCCGTACATGTACCACTGCCATCTGCTCTGGCACGAGGACGAGGGAATGATGGCGCAGTTCACCGTCGTCGATGCCGACCAGGTCGCGAGCGCGCCGCGAAGTCTTCCGCGCGCCCATGACCACAACTGA
- a CDS encoding GTP pyrophosphokinase: protein MTTGQPADQIPEALRTITPDQLRGMQSQLQRFILEYEFALREIDTKIEILRDEFETMHDYNPIEHVSSRVKSADSIMAKVDRRGIPRDLAAIRAQITDIAGLRVTCSFTDDVYRLFDLLTQQEDIVLQTVKDYVAEPKPNGYQSLHAIVCVPVFLSTGKINVPVEIQFRTIAMDFWASLEHKIYYKYDGSVPAQLLAELKEAADIAAALDARMQGLHHQLHGIRASGS from the coding sequence ATGACCACTGGGCAGCCGGCCGACCAGATCCCCGAGGCGCTGCGCACGATCACGCCTGATCAGTTGCGCGGTATGCAGAGTCAACTGCAGCGTTTCATCCTCGAGTACGAGTTCGCGCTCCGCGAGATCGACACCAAGATCGAGATCCTGCGGGACGAGTTCGAGACGATGCACGACTACAACCCGATCGAGCACGTCTCCAGCCGGGTCAAGTCCGCCGACAGCATCATGGCCAAGGTCGATCGACGGGGGATCCCACGTGATCTGGCCGCGATCCGGGCGCAGATCACCGATATCGCCGGCCTGCGAGTCACCTGCAGCTTCACCGATGACGTCTACCGGCTCTTCGATCTGCTCACCCAGCAGGAGGACATCGTCCTGCAAACGGTGAAGGACTACGTCGCCGAGCCGAAGCCCAACGGTTACCAGAGTCTGCATGCGATCGTCTGCGTACCGGTGTTCCTCTCGACCGGAAAGATCAATGTCCCGGTCGAGATCCAGTTCCGCACCATCGCGATGGACTTCTGGGCCAGCCTGGAGCACAAGATCTACTACAAGTACGACGGCTCGGTGCCCGCTCAGCTGCTTGCCGAGCTCAAGGAAGCCGCGGACATCGCCGCTGCTTTGGACGCGAGGATGCAAGGTCTCCACCATCAGCTCCACGGGATCCGTGCCAGTGGCAGTTGA
- a CDS encoding CotH kinase family protein codes for MPRLRTGIAAATLSLALFLSGCSLADIAATSNSVTAGVTDNVLDESKLHTISVEVDEATLREMIQTYLDQGDKEWIKATVTIDGETFDDVGIKLKGNSSLRNITVDTPAQELPLRIRLDKYVDGQNADGYSDFTVRSNSSETAINEAVALDLLSDAGLASEEAISTRFSVNGSDEKLRLTVQNLDDTWVEQNFPEAGADSVLYKSEADGDWSWRGEDGDYTSSFEVEAGEETYAPLIELLDLVNNGTAAEIAKKLPTLLDVDSFASYLAFEDLIDNFDDIDGPGNNSYLLWDSATKKFTVVAWDHNLAFGSSPGGGGGRADGGRGGGMPAGQRPSGMPEGRGSKTKENPLSTAFLANAEWKTLYQQATTDLQAKLIDNGTLTETVGDWSQLLTTGASDLVATDTLTTEADKIRSYAA; via the coding sequence ATGCCTCGACTTCGCACCGGAATCGCTGCCGCCACCTTGTCCCTCGCCCTGTTCCTGAGCGGATGCTCGCTGGCCGACATTGCCGCAACCAGCAACTCGGTGACGGCCGGCGTGACCGACAACGTCCTCGACGAGAGCAAGCTGCACACGATCAGTGTCGAGGTCGACGAGGCCACGCTGAGGGAGATGATCCAGACCTATCTCGACCAGGGCGACAAGGAGTGGATCAAAGCGACGGTCACCATCGACGGTGAGACCTTCGACGATGTCGGGATCAAGTTGAAGGGGAACTCGTCGCTGCGCAACATCACGGTCGACACCCCGGCTCAGGAGCTGCCGTTGCGGATCCGCCTGGACAAGTACGTCGACGGTCAGAATGCCGACGGCTACAGCGACTTCACCGTTCGGTCGAACTCCAGCGAGACGGCGATCAACGAGGCCGTCGCGCTGGATCTGCTGAGCGACGCCGGCCTGGCGTCGGAGGAGGCGATCAGCACGCGGTTCTCGGTCAACGGCAGCGACGAGAAGCTTCGTCTCACCGTCCAGAATCTCGACGACACCTGGGTCGAGCAGAACTTCCCCGAGGCCGGCGCTGACAGCGTGCTCTACAAATCCGAAGCCGACGGCGACTGGTCCTGGCGTGGCGAGGACGGTGACTACACCAGTTCGTTCGAGGTCGAGGCCGGCGAGGAGACCTACGCACCGCTGATCGAGTTGCTCGACCTGGTGAACAACGGTACGGCCGCCGAGATCGCCAAGAAGCTCCCGACCCTGCTGGACGTCGACTCCTTCGCCAGCTACCTCGCGTTCGAGGACCTGATCGACAACTTCGACGACATCGACGGACCCGGCAACAACTCGTACCTGCTCTGGGACTCGGCCACCAAGAAGTTCACGGTGGTCGCCTGGGACCACAACCTGGCCTTCGGTTCCTCACCCGGCGGCGGGGGCGGCCGAGCCGACGGTGGTCGGGGCGGCGGTATGCCGGCAGGACAGCGGCCCAGCGGGATGCCGGAGGGACGTGGGTCGAAGACCAAGGAGAATCCGTTGTCGACCGCCTTCCTGGCCAACGCCGAGTGGAAGACGCTCTATCAGCAGGCCACGACGGACCTCCAGGCCAAACTGATCGACAACGGCACGCTGACCGAGACCGTGGGCGACTGGTCCCAGCTGCTGACCACTGGTGCCTCAGACCTCGTGGCCACCGACACGCTCACCACCGAGGCCGACAAGATCCGCTCGTACGCTGCCTGA
- a CDS encoding PadR family transcriptional regulator, producing the protein MKDAVDRLTPLGVMVLALLREGDMHPYEMLRLMRQRHHDRLVAITNGTMYHTVGRLEKVGLLGEVGVDRDGNRPERTTYTLTEAGRAIVSEWVRRELVRIDRPAEFRVALAEAHNLDRLEVAELLRRRRDALAEAHQLYRTGRDKSRALGTPEQFLIEVERSELLLEAELHWIDTLIDRLERHTLPWGVAEIPDSHRHHREREAIRP; encoded by the coding sequence ATGAAGGATGCCGTCGACCGGCTGACTCCGCTGGGAGTCATGGTGCTCGCACTGTTGCGCGAGGGCGACATGCACCCGTACGAGATGCTGCGACTGATGCGCCAGCGGCACCACGATCGCCTGGTCGCCATCACCAACGGCACGATGTATCACACCGTGGGGCGGCTGGAGAAGGTCGGACTGCTCGGCGAGGTCGGTGTCGACCGCGATGGCAACCGACCCGAGCGCACCACGTACACCCTCACCGAAGCCGGCCGCGCGATCGTCAGTGAGTGGGTACGTCGCGAACTCGTCCGCATCGACCGCCCAGCCGAGTTCCGGGTGGCGCTGGCCGAGGCCCACAACCTGGACCGGCTCGAGGTCGCGGAGCTCTTGCGCCGTCGCCGCGACGCGCTCGCCGAGGCCCACCAGCTGTATCGCACCGGTCGCGACAAGTCTCGCGCCCTCGGGACACCCGAGCAGTTCCTGATCGAGGTGGAGCGCTCGGAGTTGCTGCTGGAGGCCGAGTTGCACTGGATCGACACCCTGATCGACCGCCTCGAGCGGCACACCCTGCCGTGGGGTGTCGCCGAGATCCCCGACTCACATCGCCACCACCGAGAACGAGAGGCCATCCGGCCATGA
- a CDS encoding DHA2 family efflux MFS transporter permease subunit yields the protein MTDPTTTTPTTATTHKNPWPALWALVIGFFMILVDTTIVSVANPAIKAALDPNTNNLDNVVWVTSAYLLSYAVPLLITGRLGDRFGPKNIYLIGLAIFTLASLGCGLSASLGALVAMRAVQGLGASLMTPQTMAVITRTFPPNRRGAAMGLWGATAGVATLVGPLAGGLLVDGFGWEWIFFVNLPVGVIGFVLAWILVPKLPTHPHRFDVLGVLLSALALFLIVFGLQEGEAYDWGTIWGPITVWGMIIAGVVVLVLFVWAQSRTKREPLVPLELFGDRNFSISNLAIATVGFTVTSMSLPLMFFIQLAIGLTPTRAALLMIPMAVISGVLAPFAGRLLDRTDPRFLLVPGLLLTSLSLFWYAWLMKPDTPVWMFLLPSALMGLGNAGMWGPLATIATRNLPPRQAGAGAGIYNTTRTMGSVIGSAAIAAFMQSRLVANLPGAAEHSGGFGQGALPAFVVDGFSTAMSQAVLLPACVLLIGVVAVLFLRRPKASSTANWHAAHAAQGGSGGRLR from the coding sequence ATGACCGACCCCACCACCACAACCCCGACCACCGCAACCACACACAAGAACCCCTGGCCGGCGCTGTGGGCGCTGGTCATCGGCTTCTTCATGATCTTGGTCGACACGACGATCGTCTCGGTGGCGAATCCGGCCATCAAGGCCGCGCTCGACCCGAACACCAACAATCTCGACAACGTGGTCTGGGTCACCAGCGCCTATCTGCTCAGCTATGCCGTGCCATTGTTGATCACCGGCCGGCTCGGCGACCGGTTCGGACCGAAGAACATCTATCTCATCGGTCTCGCCATCTTCACCCTTGCCTCGCTCGGCTGCGGGTTGTCTGCCTCGCTCGGCGCGCTGGTCGCGATGCGCGCGGTCCAAGGTCTCGGTGCCTCGCTGATGACCCCGCAGACGATGGCTGTCATCACCCGCACCTTTCCACCGAACCGACGCGGCGCCGCCATGGGACTCTGGGGCGCGACGGCCGGAGTGGCGACACTGGTCGGCCCGCTCGCGGGCGGTCTGCTGGTGGACGGCTTCGGCTGGGAGTGGATCTTCTTCGTCAATCTTCCGGTCGGCGTGATCGGCTTCGTGCTGGCCTGGATCCTCGTGCCCAAGCTGCCGACCCATCCGCATCGCTTCGACGTCCTCGGCGTCCTGCTCAGCGCGCTCGCCCTGTTCCTCATCGTCTTCGGCCTGCAAGAGGGCGAGGCCTACGACTGGGGCACGATCTGGGGTCCGATCACTGTCTGGGGCATGATCATCGCCGGGGTCGTCGTCCTGGTGCTGTTCGTCTGGGCACAGTCTCGGACCAAGCGGGAGCCGCTCGTGCCGCTGGAGCTGTTCGGTGACAGGAACTTCTCGATCTCGAACCTGGCGATCGCGACCGTGGGTTTCACCGTCACCAGCATGTCGCTGCCGTTGATGTTCTTCATCCAGCTCGCCATCGGACTCACGCCGACTCGCGCTGCCCTGCTGATGATCCCGATGGCGGTGATCTCGGGGGTGCTCGCCCCCTTCGCCGGCCGGCTGCTCGATCGGACAGATCCACGATTCCTGCTCGTGCCGGGGCTGCTGCTCACTTCGCTCTCGCTGTTCTGGTACGCGTGGCTGATGAAACCCGACACGCCCGTGTGGATGTTCCTGTTGCCGTCGGCCCTGATGGGCCTGGGCAACGCCGGAATGTGGGGTCCGCTGGCGACCATCGCCACCCGGAACCTGCCGCCGCGACAGGCCGGCGCCGGGGCCGGCATCTACAACACCACCCGCACCATGGGCTCCGTCATCGGCTCCGCGGCGATCGCCGCCTTCATGCAGAGCCGGCTGGTGGCGAACCTGCCGGGAGCCGCAGAGCACAGCGGCGGCTTCGGCCAAGGTGCCCTCCCCGCATTCGTGGTCGACGGATTCTCCACCGCAATGTCCCAAGCGGTGTTGCTGCCGGCCTGCGTGCTGCTGATCGGCGTCGTGGCCGTGCTGTTCCTCCGCCGCCCGAAAGCTTCATCGACAGCGAACTGGCACGCCGCTCACGCCGCTCAGGGTGGTTCGGGTGGTCGACTGCGATAG
- a CDS encoding AAA family ATPase, with the protein MARILITGMSGAGKSTLLEELRRRGHLTVDTDYDGWKLLDARWDELRMSDLLASHHDVVVSGTVENQGRFYDRFEHVVLLSAPVEVLIERVGTRTSNPYGRSAEQQAEIRKYLVEIEPLLRQGAGVELDGRRSPSELASAVEALM; encoded by the coding sequence GTGGCTCGCATCCTCATCACCGGCATGTCTGGCGCTGGGAAGTCGACGCTGCTCGAAGAGTTGCGTCGGCGTGGGCATCTGACCGTGGATACGGACTACGACGGCTGGAAGTTACTGGACGCTCGTTGGGACGAGCTGCGGATGAGTGATCTTCTGGCTAGTCACCACGATGTGGTGGTATCGGGGACCGTCGAGAACCAAGGCCGTTTCTATGACCGGTTCGAGCATGTCGTGTTGCTCAGCGCTCCGGTCGAAGTGCTGATTGAGCGGGTGGGGACTCGGACGAGCAACCCGTACGGTCGTTCGGCAGAACAACAGGCCGAGATTCGCAAGTACCTGGTCGAGATCGAGCCATTGCTACGACAGGGTGCGGGTGTCGAGTTGGACGGCCGCCGTTCCCCCTCGGAGCTGGCGAGTGCTGTCGAAGCGCTCATGTGA